A genomic segment from Pediococcus acidilactici encodes:
- a CDS encoding WecB/TagA/CpsF family glycosyltransferase has protein sequence MDSNKVNLFDIEFDSISMEETVELVDENIQLDKGLHLLGVNADKINEINNNERLKKICEEAEIINADGASVILASKLLGKPLPERVAGIDLMQELLELANKKKYPVYFIGAKNEVVSTMVKKLEKKYKNLRIAGYRDGYFKESEWPQISEQINQSGAKLVFIGITSPIKEYFIDFLLKNESHAVLMGVGGSFDVLSGKIKRAPEWMQKSNLEWLYRVSQEPKRLFKRYFVGNTIFIGRIIKEKVNAKK, from the coding sequence ATGGATTCTAATAAGGTGAATTTATTTGATATCGAATTTGATAGTATTAGTATGGAGGAAACAGTTGAATTAGTTGATGAAAATATACAATTAGATAAAGGACTGCACCTCCTTGGAGTTAATGCAGATAAAATTAATGAGATTAATAATAACGAAAGATTAAAAAAAATTTGTGAAGAAGCTGAAATAATAAATGCAGATGGTGCTTCGGTTATATTAGCATCAAAACTACTTGGTAAACCTCTTCCTGAAAGAGTTGCGGGTATTGATTTAATGCAAGAATTATTAGAATTAGCCAACAAAAAGAAATACCCTGTATACTTTATTGGTGCTAAGAATGAAGTTGTGAGCACGATGGTGAAAAAATTAGAAAAAAAATATAAAAATTTGCGTATTGCAGGTTATCGAGATGGTTACTTCAAAGAAAGTGAATGGCCGCAAATTTCTGAACAAATAAATCAATCAGGAGCAAAATTAGTTTTTATTGGTATTACCTCACCGATTAAAGAGTATTTTATTGATTTTTTATTAAAAAATGAGAGCCATGCTGTACTTATGGGTGTAGGTGGAAGCTTTGATGTGCTATCGGGAAAAATTAAAAGAGCTCCAGAGTGGATGCAAAAATCTAATTTAGAATGGTTATATAGAGTTTCACAAGAACCTAAGAGGCTTTTTAAAAGATATTTTGTGGGCAATACAATTTTTATAGGAAGAATAATTAAGGAGAAAGTTAATGCGAAAAAATAA
- a CDS encoding tyrosine protein phosphatase: MGLIDLHCHILPGVDDGAKDLPMALDMAREAVKQGISHILLTPHHMDGMYTNHKKDVIAKTNAFQAELDNAGIPLTVFPGQEVHLTGELLDAIDQDDILFMDEAGKYLLLEFPHSGIPEYAEDMVFELIARGITPVLAHPERNHGFQKNPDRLYDFIEMGCLSQLTSSSYLGVFGDRVEELTQRFIDANLGFIFASDAHNFKGRRFLMRDAFNKLTKKTTERKATSFNYNAKAIVNGDAIATDDILHVSEAKKRKKKRFWLF; this comes from the coding sequence ATGGGTTTAATTGATTTACATTGTCACATTCTGCCAGGGGTTGACGACGGTGCGAAAGATCTACCGATGGCGCTTGATATGGCACGTGAAGCGGTCAAACAAGGGATTTCGCACATTTTGTTGACGCCGCACCACATGGACGGAATGTACACCAATCATAAAAAAGACGTTATTGCTAAAACAAATGCTTTTCAAGCCGAACTAGACAACGCAGGGATTCCGTTAACGGTTTTTCCGGGGCAAGAAGTGCATTTGACTGGTGAATTGCTAGATGCAATTGACCAAGACGATATCTTATTTATGGATGAAGCAGGTAAGTATCTGTTACTCGAATTTCCGCACAGCGGAATTCCGGAGTACGCAGAAGACATGGTCTTTGAGCTAATTGCCCGGGGTATTACTCCGGTGCTGGCCCATCCTGAGCGAAATCACGGATTTCAAAAGAATCCGGATCGGTTATATGATTTCATCGAAATGGGTTGTTTGTCACAATTGACCAGCAGCAGTTACTTAGGCGTGTTTGGCGACCGCGTCGAAGAACTAACGCAACGCTTCATTGACGCTAACTTAGGTTTTATCTTCGCGTCCGACGCCCACAATTTTAAGGGGCGCCGTTTCTTAATGCGGGACGCATTTAATAAATTAACGAAGAAGACTACTGAAAGAAAGGCAACAAGTTTTAACTACAATGCAAAGGCAATCGTAAATGGGGACGCGATTGCCACGGACGATATACTGCACGTATCGGAAGCTAAAAAAAGAAAGAAAAAGAGGTTCTGGTTGTTCTAA
- the wecB gene encoding UDP-N-acetylglucosamine 2-epimerase (non-hydrolyzing) — protein MRKNKVLVIFGTRPEAIKMAPVIKELEQRANTFETVVVTTGQHKEMLVPILETFKIKPNYDLDIMKKSQTLGDITISILKKLDPIIKNEKPDVVLVHGDTTTTFAAGLAAFYNQVKIGHVEAGLRTWDLSSPFPEEMNRQSVDVLSDFYFAPTLLSKRNLEKENHSMDKIYVTGNTAIDALKYTVSDNFTNNVINKLDKNKKTILITMHRRENIGKPMENVFKAVNSILDEHNDLQFVFPVHKNPAVRNIVDKYLKGNSRVHLVEPMDVIDFHNVIKKCYLVMTDSGGVQEEAPSLHTPVLVLRTETERPEGVQAGTLKIVGTDEENVKREVESLLNNEEEYTRMSNAKNPYGDGNASVRIADVLEEHLKNGRN, from the coding sequence ATGCGAAAAAATAAAGTATTAGTTATTTTTGGAACACGACCAGAAGCAATAAAAATGGCTCCAGTAATTAAAGAGCTGGAGCAACGAGCAAATACTTTTGAGACTGTTGTTGTTACAACTGGACAACATAAGGAAATGTTAGTACCTATTTTAGAGACATTTAAAATTAAGCCTAATTACGATTTGGATATTATGAAAAAATCACAAACATTAGGTGATATAACTATTAGTATTTTAAAAAAGCTTGACCCGATTATTAAAAATGAAAAACCTGATGTTGTGCTTGTGCACGGAGATACAACAACGACTTTTGCGGCAGGATTGGCTGCTTTCTATAATCAAGTAAAAATTGGGCACGTAGAAGCTGGTCTTAGAACATGGGATCTCTCTTCACCGTTCCCTGAAGAAATGAATCGCCAAAGTGTTGATGTGTTGAGCGATTTTTATTTTGCGCCTACTTTATTGAGTAAAAGAAATTTGGAAAAAGAAAATCATTCAATGGATAAGATTTACGTAACTGGAAATACAGCAATTGACGCATTGAAATATACAGTTTCTGATAATTTTACTAATAATGTTATTAATAAATTGGACAAAAATAAGAAGACCATACTAATCACGATGCACCGAAGAGAAAATATTGGTAAGCCTATGGAAAATGTTTTTAAAGCGGTAAATAGCATTTTAGATGAACATAATGATCTACAATTTGTTTTTCCTGTACATAAAAATCCTGCTGTGAGAAACATAGTGGATAAGTACTTAAAAGGTAACTCACGGGTACATCTTGTAGAGCCAATGGACGTAATCGATTTTCATAACGTTATAAAGAAATGTTACCTAGTTATGACAGATTCTGGAGGTGTACAAGAGGAAGCTCCGTCGTTACACACCCCAGTACTTGTTTTGAGAACTGAAACTGAGCGTCCTGAAGGGGTACAAGCTGGAACGTTAAAAATCGTTGGTACAGATGAGGAAAATGTTAAAAGAGAAGTAGAAAGCCTACTTAACAATGAAGAAGAATATACGCGTATGAGTAATGCAAAGAATCCATATGGCGATGGGAATGCAAGTGTAAGAATTGCAGATGTATTGGAGGAACATTTGAAAAATGGCAGAAATTAG
- a CDS encoding glycosyltransferase, producing MKPLFSLVIPVYNAEKYLDRLFQSINKQSYKNYEVLIIDDGSTDNTKEICLDMTNKSSRFSYIRQKNGGVSVARNRGLERAKGKYLFFIDADDELMEGALQQLADTVSEDEKIDILFFGKNNLNKYGKIISTTRMQNCPTDVINFNLLDNIFKNNLLPITFNKIIKRNFIGDVRFRNISIGEDFQFYLELLNKMPVIKVTSSVLYNYYMENGNSLFKKYDSTRFNVLRKQAKLLYDLGRKLTSDKKMLYIFRNNINAYSLDMLLINIFRKDNTDNFFDKLKSIKEYNSAFGIDFKHMTYPFSKKKKIKLFLGNKVNFVKMLGLSLLYKIK from the coding sequence ATGAAACCTTTATTTTCATTAGTTATCCCAGTATATAATGCTGAAAAATATCTTGATCGTCTTTTTCAATCAATTAATAAGCAAAGCTACAAAAATTATGAAGTTCTTATTATAGATGATGGCTCCACAGATAATACTAAAGAAATTTGCTTAGATATGACTAATAAGAGTTCAAGATTTAGTTATATTAGACAGAAAAACGGTGGCGTTTCAGTTGCTAGAAACAGAGGATTAGAACGGGCAAAAGGAAAATATTTATTTTTCATCGACGCAGATGATGAGTTGATGGAGGGGGCATTACAGCAGCTAGCAGATACTGTAAGTGAAGATGAAAAGATAGATATACTTTTTTTTGGGAAAAATAATTTAAATAAATATGGGAAAATTATTAGTACTACAAGAATGCAAAATTGCCCGACGGATGTAATTAATTTTAATCTTTTAGATAATATTTTCAAAAATAATCTCTTACCTATTACATTTAATAAAATAATTAAAAGAAATTTTATTGGCGATGTTAGATTTCGAAACATATCAATTGGGGAAGATTTTCAATTTTATTTAGAGTTACTAAATAAAATGCCTGTAATTAAAGTAACATCTTCAGTTTTATATAATTATTACATGGAAAATGGTAATTCACTTTTTAAAAAGTATGATAGTACGAGATTTAATGTATTAAGAAAGCAAGCAAAATTACTGTATGATTTAGGAAGAAAGTTAACTTCTGATAAAAAAATGTTATATATTTTCAGAAATAATATTAACGCGTATTCTTTGGATATGCTTTTGATTAATATTTTTAGAAAAGATAATACTGATAATTTTTTTGATAAGTTAAAATCAATAAAAGAGTATAACAGTGCATTTGGAATTGATTTTAAGCATATGACGTACCCATTTAGTAAAAAGAAAAAAATTAAGTTATTTCTTGGAAACAAGGTTAATTTCGTAAAAATGCTCGGATTATCGTTGTTATACAAGATAAAGTGA
- a CDS encoding LicD family protein, with the protein MAEIRDLQVLELDLANNFAIFCKKYNLRYFMIGGTLLGAVRHKGFIPWDDDMDFGMPRKDYEKMKKILLNNSYPGLNVQTYTVDSSYKYAFVKLVDNSIDVLIETGVEKQVVPAWIDIFPLDYVPDKPVVKKMHLLSLLWTRALISLNNIDRIDFTKKNRPFRERILMKIGKKVHFSKFLNLNKLYNRLNSKLMKFKESEGDYWLNIMGSYKEKEMFRREIFGKGKLYKFENTSFMGPEFGDEYLTELYGDYMTPPEDKNHHKSTII; encoded by the coding sequence ATGGCAGAAATTAGAGATTTACAGGTTCTAGAACTTGATTTGGCTAATAATTTTGCTATTTTTTGTAAAAAATATAATCTTAGGTATTTTATGATTGGTGGGACACTATTAGGAGCTGTACGTCATAAAGGCTTTATACCTTGGGATGATGATATGGATTTTGGTATGCCAAGAAAAGATTACGAAAAAATGAAGAAAATCTTATTGAATAACAGCTATCCTGGATTGAATGTACAAACATACACCGTAGATTCTAGTTATAAATATGCATTTGTTAAATTAGTGGATAATTCTATTGATGTTTTAATTGAAACAGGTGTAGAAAAACAGGTAGTGCCTGCATGGATCGATATATTTCCTTTGGATTATGTTCCTGATAAACCAGTAGTAAAAAAAATGCATTTGCTGAGTTTACTTTGGACTAGGGCCTTAATTAGTTTGAATAATATTGATAGAATTGACTTTACTAAAAAAAATAGACCTTTCAGAGAAAGAATATTGATGAAAATTGGTAAAAAAGTACATTTTAGTAAATTCTTGAATTTAAACAAACTGTATAATCGACTTAATTCTAAATTAATGAAATTTAAGGAAAGTGAGGGAGATTACTGGTTAAATATAATGGGTTCCTATAAAGAAAAGGAAATGTTTAGAAGGGAAATTTTTGGGAAAGGCAAGTTATATAAATTTGAGAACACCAGTTTCATGGGACCTGAATTTGGTGATGAGTATTTAACTGAGCTCTACGGAGATTATATGACACCTCCGGAAGACAAAAATCATCATAAGTCGACTATAATTTAG
- a CDS encoding Wzz/FepE/Etk N-terminal domain-containing protein — METAETQQISIGQILAILRKHIGLIFASTFIITLLAALMTFFVMTPKYSATTQILVNRKLSDDMAGAQLQQTQADVQMINTYKDIITSPTVLREADAKLTGLPGYKSGVDNLKSSISISSQQNSQVFSINAKSTNPNTAAKMANETAKVFKRKVVKIMSINNVSIVSKAAPDDDPVSPRTKLNIAAGIVIGFLLGVGLAFLREFSDRTVTSEEFLTDELGLKGLGIISEIDENEIRRKIAPKIGGNKRRDDGETRMRRRV; from the coding sequence ATGGAAACTGCAGAAACACAACAGATTAGTATCGGCCAAATCTTAGCCATACTTCGAAAACATATTGGATTAATTTTTGCTAGCACGTTTATTATTACTTTACTGGCTGCGCTAATGACGTTCTTTGTAATGACGCCTAAGTACAGTGCAACCACTCAAATCTTGGTTAATCGGAAGCTGTCGGATGACATGGCGGGCGCACAATTACAACAAACCCAAGCCGACGTGCAAATGATTAATACATATAAAGACATTATTACTAGTCCAACGGTTTTACGCGAAGCGGACGCAAAGTTAACCGGTCTACCTGGTTACAAGAGCGGCGTTGATAACTTAAAGAGCTCCATTTCAATCAGTAGTCAACAAAACTCCCAAGTTTTCTCAATTAATGCCAAAAGTACCAACCCGAATACGGCAGCTAAGATGGCAAACGAAACTGCTAAGGTCTTCAAGCGTAAGGTTGTAAAGATCATGAGCATCAACAACGTTTCGATCGTTTCTAAAGCTGCTCCAGACGATGATCCAGTTAGCCCACGGACGAAGCTTAACATCGCAGCTGGAATCGTAATTGGTTTCTTACTCGGGGTCGGCCTCGCGTTCTTACGTGAATTTAGCGACCGGACGGTTACCTCTGAAGAATTCCTTACTGACGAACTTGGTTTGAAGGGTCTTGGAATTATTAGTGAGATTGACGAAAATGAAATTCGTCGAAAAATTGCTCCTAAGATTGGTGGAAACAAACGTCGCGATGATGGCGAAACTAGAATGCGCAGAAGGGTCTAG
- a CDS encoding matrixin family metalloprotease, protein MRFRTFWGWLLIFGIAAWLIKSDVVTIPAGVQQTFRTGINKVATSLDSVIDSNWNFNQNKATKADQASGKATPVESVVKGKNLSKTYYYSFAPNTPENVQKVFQQAIKQYNQTGIVELEPGQMHNWLNHVTLGVYQKAMPESQDHTIELGVGGPDVIEQQGVVSRIANHASAKLNTYYDRSVSQSVALHELGHALGLDHSQSLTSIMYPIDRGQQGLSEQDLNGLRSIYGKQTDENQ, encoded by the coding sequence TTGCGTTTTAGAACATTTTGGGGATGGCTGTTGATTTTTGGGATTGCAGCGTGGTTGATTAAAAGCGACGTGGTGACAATTCCTGCCGGCGTTCAGCAAACCTTCCGCACGGGAATTAATAAAGTAGCGACCAGTCTAGATTCAGTGATTGACTCCAACTGGAACTTTAACCAAAATAAGGCAACTAAGGCGGATCAGGCGAGTGGAAAAGCAACCCCGGTCGAATCGGTAGTGAAGGGAAAGAATTTGTCGAAGACCTATTACTACAGTTTTGCGCCGAATACACCGGAAAATGTGCAAAAGGTTTTTCAGCAAGCAATCAAGCAGTATAACCAGACGGGAATCGTGGAATTAGAACCTGGGCAAATGCATAACTGGCTTAACCACGTAACGTTAGGCGTTTATCAAAAGGCAATGCCGGAAAGCCAGGACCACACCATTGAATTAGGAGTGGGCGGACCTGACGTAATTGAACAGCAGGGGGTCGTCAGCCGAATTGCTAACCATGCTTCGGCCAAATTAAACACTTACTACGACCGCTCGGTTTCTCAATCGGTGGCGCTTCACGAACTTGGCCATGCCTTAGGTTTAGACCACAGTCAAAGTTTAACCTCAATTATGTATCCCATTGACCGCGGGCAACAAGGTTTAAGCGAACAAGACTTGAATGGTTTACGGTCGATTTATGGGAAGCAGACGGATGAAAATCAGTAG
- a CDS encoding CpsD/CapB family tyrosine-protein kinase, which yields MFFKKKPKLDNESLKNGVGLITYNDPTSTIAEQFRTVRTNIQFSSVDKQLKSIVFTSSAPSEGKSTVSNNVAVTWADQGKSVLIVDADMRRPTVHRTFRTSNAVGLSNLLAGTGSLDDAIHSTVVDNLSVMPSGPIPPNPSELLGSTKMVNLLGVLTTKFDLVIIDAPPVNTVTDAQVLAARADGTVLVVPQGIADKAGVRHAKQMLETVQANILGAILNRASAEKSTGYYGGYYGGYYGGYYGTDDK from the coding sequence ATGTTTTTTAAGAAGAAACCAAAGTTAGATAATGAAAGTCTAAAAAACGGGGTCGGTTTGATTACCTATAATGATCCCACTTCCACAATTGCTGAACAATTTCGGACGGTGCGGACAAACATCCAATTCTCGTCGGTAGATAAGCAATTAAAATCAATCGTCTTTACTTCTTCAGCACCATCCGAAGGAAAGTCGACCGTCAGCAACAACGTAGCAGTTACCTGGGCTGACCAAGGTAAAAGTGTGTTAATTGTCGACGCGGATATGCGCCGTCCGACTGTACACCGGACTTTCCGGACCAGTAACGCGGTTGGATTAAGTAATTTATTGGCTGGAACGGGTAGCTTGGATGATGCGATTCACAGCACGGTAGTAGATAATCTCTCCGTAATGCCGAGTGGTCCAATTCCACCTAACCCATCCGAACTTTTAGGTTCGACCAAGATGGTCAACCTTTTAGGGGTGCTCACCACTAAATTTGACTTAGTTATTATCGATGCACCGCCAGTAAATACGGTTACCGACGCACAAGTTTTGGCTGCACGTGCGGACGGGACTGTTTTAGTAGTGCCACAAGGAATCGCGGACAAAGCGGGCGTTCGGCACGCTAAACAAATGCTCGAAACGGTTCAGGCAAATATTTTGGGTGCTATTTTGAACCGGGCATCTGCTGAAAAATCAACGGGGTACTATGGTGGCTATTACGGTGGCTACTATGGTGGTTATTATGGAACGGATGATAAGTAA
- a CDS encoding sugar transferase — protein MEIKMTENKKIVVDEQYQNRRFIYHFFKRAIDIIASGAGLILLSPLFLIISLAIKAEDRGPIFYSQIRLGKGQRPFKMYKFRSMIVDADKKLEDLLEKNEVDGAMFKIKHDPRITKVGRFTRKHSLDELPQLWNVLVGDMTLVGPRPPLEREVAEYSEYDRQRLAVKPGCTGLWQVSGRNDVDFDGMVELDLNYIENSGILFDISILFRTVAIIFKPNGAY, from the coding sequence ATGGAGATTAAAATGACAGAAAATAAAAAGATAGTGGTTGATGAGCAATATCAAAATCGACGTTTTATTTATCATTTTTTTAAGCGAGCAATAGACATCATTGCAAGTGGTGCAGGTTTAATTTTGTTATCCCCATTATTTTTAATAATTAGCCTAGCAATTAAGGCCGAGGATCGGGGACCAATTTTTTATTCACAAATAAGATTGGGAAAGGGTCAGCGGCCTTTTAAAATGTATAAATTTAGATCAATGATCGTCGATGCTGATAAAAAGCTAGAAGATTTACTTGAAAAAAACGAGGTCGATGGGGCCATGTTCAAGATAAAACACGATCCCCGAATTACTAAAGTGGGAAGGTTCACACGCAAACACAGTTTGGATGAACTTCCTCAATTGTGGAATGTATTGGTTGGCGATATGACCTTAGTTGGACCACGTCCGCCGCTGGAACGGGAAGTTGCGGAATATTCAGAATACGATCGTCAGCGGTTAGCTGTAAAACCTGGTTGTACAGGATTATGGCAAGTTAGTGGCCGTAATGATGTAGATTTTGATGGAATGGTGGAACTGGATCTGAATTATATTGAGAATAGCGGGATTTTATTTGATATTAGCATTTTATTCAGGACAGTTGCGATAATTTTTAAGCCGAATGGAGCGTATTAA
- a CDS encoding beta-lactamase family protein encodes MKKTLTWLGVTVGSLVVFAGAGFGLTLVNKDSLATHFIEKYTGSKSDSASSSGTTSSSSDLLKVSKSSNLDSILNNGEYNGSAALNTGKKILVSSRGYGNHANKITMTRDSRFVMGRIQDAVNNAVIMHLIDTGKVKLNDKLAKYDKDVAGADLITVKEVMNQTSGLSASNFTANASAKDLIKKVNSEAAYDSASEGTYSDSRVNSILQAAIIQKATGQSYRAVIEDLLDQLELDQTEFGLKNKTVDYYKSDNSLNGTKVSLDDLDTKAINRLGKDQLVSSPGDMAQLFNYLFNSDYVSSATLDKVFKDAKGHAAGFSVDGDSLSLAQSIAGGRNRVEWNLKDQTGTFLFSNYVNGEDNLASISTNMFDYLR; translated from the coding sequence ATGAAAAAAACGCTAACGTGGTTAGGGGTTACAGTAGGGTCTTTAGTCGTCTTCGCGGGCGCCGGCTTCGGGTTAACCTTAGTCAATAAGGATTCTCTAGCTACGCACTTTATCGAAAAGTACACGGGGTCAAAATCCGACTCCGCAAGTAGTTCAGGTACCACATCATCTTCGTCCGATTTGCTTAAAGTATCGAAAAGTTCCAACCTCGATTCAATTTTAAACAACGGCGAATATAATGGTTCAGCAGCATTAAATACAGGTAAGAAAATTCTCGTTAGTTCACGTGGCTATGGCAACCACGCAAACAAAATTACGATGACGCGGGACAGTCGTTTTGTGATGGGGAGAATACAAGACGCAGTTAATAACGCGGTCATCATGCACTTGATTGATACTGGTAAGGTGAAGTTAAACGACAAACTGGCAAAGTATGATAAGGACGTTGCCGGCGCCGATTTGATCACCGTTAAGGAAGTTATGAACCAAACTTCGGGTCTGTCAGCTTCTAATTTTACGGCCAATGCTTCAGCAAAGGACTTAATTAAAAAGGTTAATTCTGAGGCTGCGTATGATTCAGCAAGTGAAGGTACATATTCGGATTCAAGAGTTAATTCAATTTTACAAGCAGCAATTATTCAAAAGGCGACCGGTCAAAGTTACCGGGCGGTCATTGAAGACTTGCTGGATCAACTTGAACTTGACCAGACCGAATTTGGTTTGAAGAATAAAACGGTTGATTACTATAAGAGTGACAATTCGCTTAACGGTACGAAAGTTTCGTTGGACGATTTGGACACCAAAGCAATCAACCGGCTTGGCAAAGACCAGCTGGTTAGTTCGCCTGGCGACATGGCGCAACTCTTCAATTATCTCTTCAATAGCGATTACGTTTCTTCGGCAACCTTAGACAAAGTTTTCAAGGATGCGAAGGGGCACGCAGCCGGCTTTTCCGTCGACGGCGATTCATTAAGCCTGGCCCAATCAATCGCGGGCGGGCGTAATCGTGTAGAATGGAACTTGAAGGACCAGACGGGAACCTTCCTATTTAGTAATTACGTTAACGGGGAAGATAATCTCGCATCAATTTCAACAAATATGTTTGACTACTTAAGATAA
- the recQ gene encoding DNA helicase RecQ, translating into MDPQTVLKSNFGYDTFRPGQARVIDAVLHRQNVLAIMPTGGGKSLCYQIPALMQSGLTLVVSPLISLMKDQVDTLVDNGIPATFINSTLDYMEINERFAAARNRQMKLLYISPERLDSDYFDQLASLPIDLLAIDEAHCISQWGHDFRPSYLNLTDLVQHLPTRPTIIALTATATPRVATDIKERLGITEQVQTGFARENLAFKVIKNQDSDRFLMDYLKLNQDQSGIIYASTVKEVERLHRILTKKKFNVTMYHGQLSKAERRQNQEDFLFDRAPVMIATNAFGMGIDKSNVRFVIHDQIPGSIEAYYQEAGRAGRDGLPSEAILLYKLRDVQIQHYYIESSERDEESKEVEYQKLQAMSQYGNTQMCLQRYILNYFHEDGPDCGYCGNCLDTREAQDITIETQQVLSCMHRMGERFGKEMVALVLTGSQNQRVKQFHFEKLSTYGLMKQKTKKQVTELIDYLVASGIVAMEGGQYPVLKNTAAGLDILRGKQRVTRKVAVRAEKSLPTNDALFEELRQLRRDLAEEQHVPPFVIFSDKTLRDMCAVLPETLDEMLDVKGIGENKLAKYGEQFLKVLQNYQEA; encoded by the coding sequence ATGGATCCACAAACCGTTTTAAAATCTAACTTTGGCTACGACACCTTTCGGCCGGGGCAAGCGCGCGTCATCGACGCCGTGCTTCACCGGCAAAACGTCTTGGCAATCATGCCCACCGGGGGCGGCAAGTCGCTTTGCTACCAAATTCCGGCCCTCATGCAATCGGGATTGACCCTCGTGGTTTCACCGCTCATTTCGCTAATGAAGGACCAGGTCGACACCTTGGTGGACAACGGCATTCCCGCAACCTTCATTAATAGTACGTTAGATTACATGGAAATTAACGAACGCTTTGCGGCCGCACGTAATCGACAGATGAAATTGTTGTACATTTCGCCAGAACGGTTAGATTCCGACTACTTTGACCAGCTGGCTTCCTTACCGATCGATCTGTTGGCAATTGACGAAGCCCATTGTATTTCACAGTGGGGTCATGATTTTCGGCCTAGTTATCTAAACCTGACTGACTTAGTGCAACATTTGCCAACTCGTCCGACGATCATTGCGCTGACGGCGACAGCGACTCCGCGGGTGGCCACGGACATTAAGGAACGCTTAGGAATTACCGAACAGGTTCAAACTGGCTTTGCGCGTGAAAACTTGGCGTTTAAAGTGATTAAAAACCAGGATAGCGACCGCTTCTTAATGGACTATCTCAAGTTAAACCAGGACCAGTCCGGAATCATCTACGCCAGCACGGTTAAGGAAGTGGAGCGACTTCATCGAATTTTAACTAAGAAAAAGTTCAACGTGACGATGTATCACGGGCAACTTAGTAAGGCGGAGCGGCGCCAGAACCAAGAGGACTTCCTTTTCGACCGGGCACCGGTAATGATTGCCACCAACGCGTTTGGGATGGGAATTGATAAGAGTAACGTCCGCTTTGTCATCCACGACCAGATTCCTGGCAGTATCGAAGCGTACTACCAAGAAGCGGGGCGCGCCGGTCGGGACGGCCTGCCTAGTGAAGCAATCCTCCTTTACAAACTACGGGACGTGCAAATTCAACATTATTACATTGAAAGCTCGGAACGGGACGAGGAAAGTAAGGAAGTCGAATACCAGAAGCTTCAGGCAATGAGTCAGTACGGCAACACCCAGATGTGTTTGCAACGCTACATTTTAAATTACTTCCATGAAGATGGTCCGGACTGTGGATACTGCGGGAACTGTTTAGACACTCGCGAAGCGCAAGACATCACCATTGAAACTCAACAAGTTTTGTCGTGCATGCACCGAATGGGCGAACGCTTTGGAAAAGAAATGGTGGCACTCGTATTGACCGGTTCGCAAAACCAGCGCGTCAAGCAGTTTCATTTTGAAAAGTTATCGACGTACGGTCTAATGAAGCAAAAGACCAAAAAGCAGGTTACCGAGTTGATCGATTACCTAGTTGCTTCGGGGATAGTCGCGATGGAAGGCGGCCAGTATCCCGTCTTGAAAAATACTGCGGCCGGGCTAGATATTTTGCGGGGCAAGCAACGGGTAACCCGCAAGGTGGCGGTCAGGGCTGAAAAATCATTGCCAACTAACGACGCCTTATTTGAAGAGTTGCGTCAGCTACGCCGTGATTTAGCCGAAGAACAACACGTTCCACCGTTTGTAATCTTTTCGGATAAGACCCTCCGCGATATGTGCGCGGTGCTTCCGGAGACGTTGGATGAAATGTTAGACGTTAAGGGAATTGGGGAAAATAAATTAGCCAAATATGGCGAACAGTTCCTCAAAGTTTTGCAAAATTACCAAGAAGCTTAG